DNA from Armatimonadia bacterium:
GCCGACATGCTGAAGCTGAAAACGATTCTTGAGCAAGCGCTGGGCCAGGCCTGACGGATCAGGCCCCGGGCTGGTGGATACTGGACCAAGGCCCGGCGTATCACCTCTGCTGTGAATACCACTATGAGTAACCTACCAGATGCACCGTCGTCGTTGCGCGTCATTCCCTTGGGCGGAGTTGGGGTGATGGGCAAGAACATGATGGTCCTCGAACAGCGCGGCGAGCTACTGATCGTCGACTGCGGCCTCATGTTCCCCAACGAGGATACCCCCGGGGTAGACCTTGTGATTCCCGACCTGACCTATGTGCTCGACAACGCCGAGCGAGTTGCCGGGGTCGTGCTGACCCACGGGCATGAAGACCACATCGGCGGCCTGCCCTTCCTGCTGGAGCAGATGCCTGCCCTGGTGTGGGGGACTCCGCTGACGCTGGGCCTGCTGGAGAACCGGCTCTCTGAGTTCGAGCCGTCAGCCGGCACTGAACTGATTCCCGTCTCGGCCGGCGACACCGTGCAGGTCGGGAGCTTCACGGTCGACTTCTTCCGGGTCAACCACTCGGTGCGCGACGGCGTTGGTCTGGGCATCCACACCGACCAGGGCCTCGTGGTCCACACCGGTGACTTCAAGTTCGACCAGACCCCGGTCGACGGGATACACACCGACTTCCAGGCACTGGCACAGTTCGGCCTCGAGGAGCCCCTGGCGCTGTTGTCCGACTGCACCAACGTGGAGAGACCGGGCTTCGCCGGTTCGGAGTTGGAGGTGGGGCAGAGGTTCGAGGAACTATTCGCCCAGGCCAAAGGTCGTATCATCGTTACCTGCTTTGCTTCGCACATCGCCCGGATCGAGCAGGTCTTCAAGTACTCAGAGAAGGTTGGCCGCAAGGTCGCCATCGCTGGGCGCAGCATGGTGCGGAATGCTCGCGTGGCTCGCGAACTGGGGTATCTGTCGGTGCCCGAGGGCACCGAGGTGCCGCTGGAGGTCGCCTCGGAGATGCCACCCGAGCAGGTAACGATTATCGCTGCCGGTAGCCAGGGCGAACCCTTCTCGGCTCTTGCGCGCATGGCGGTTGGCGAGCATCGTTGGATTGAGGCCGGCGAGGGCGACACGGTCATCATCTCGGCCAGCGCGATTCCCGGCAACGAGAGCATGATCCTGCGCAACATCGACAACCTGTTCCGCAATGGCGCGCACGTGATCTACGGTCGCGACGAAGGGGTTCACGTCTCCGGTCACGGCAACCGCGAGGAACTGCGGCTGATGCTGAGCCTGACGCACCCGCAGTATGCTGTGCCGATCCACGGCGACTACCGTCATCTGGTGCTGTACAAGGACCTCGCCGAGGAAATGGGCATACCCGAGGAACGCGTGCTCATCATGGAACTGGGGATGGCCTACGAGTTCAAGAACGGCCAGGTGCGACAGGTCAGCGGTATCCCCAGTGGCGCAGTCAACGTCGATGGTCTCGGCGTGGGCGATGTCGGCGATGTGGTGATCTCCGATCGACAGGCCCTTGCCGAGGAGGGCATAGTGCTGCCCGTGCTGGCTCTCGATGCCACGACCCATGAGATCGTGGGCGGGCCGGACATCTACTCGCGCGGCTTCGTGTACATGAATGAGTCGGAGGACCTCATCGCCGACCTCAAGGAGACCGTGCTGTCGATCTATGACAAGCAGGCCGCCGAGGGCCCGATTGACCCCGAGCGGCTGTACGACAGACTACGCTCAGGCATTGGAAAGCGCGTCGACCAGCTCACCGGAAGGCGCCCGATGGTCGTCCCGGTCATCCTCCCGATCGGTGAGGAGGCGCCGCGGGAGATGGACAGCGACGCCTTCCTGCCATGACCTGCCCGGTGCGAAGCTAACCCAGAGACACCCTTCGACACAGGGGGAAAGCCGATATGGTTCGAAAGGCATCACACCTGCGCACCATCGCAGTCCTGATCGGGACCACCATCACCTGCCTGCTGCTGACGCTCCTCGCAGGCTGTGGCGGTGGTGGCGACGGACAGGTACCCACAGAACTGACCATCAGCCCGGATACCTTCACAGCCCGAGTGGGTGACCTTGTGCCGATGAAGGCCTATGCAACCTACGAGGGCGGGGCTGTTCGCGAGGTGACGTCCAAAGTCACCTGGGGCAGCGATGTGCAGCAGGTCGCGACAGTAAGCGCCTCGGGGAGCCTGCGGGCACTGGCAGCCGGCAGCACTGCGATCACTGCTGTCCTGGGCAAGCTCACGAGCAAGGCGGCTGCGGTCACCGTGCAGGACGTGCCAACGCTGCCGACCGCCGCCTATCTGCCCCTCAAGGCGGGCAACCAGTGGGAGTACACCGGCACCGAGGTCAACCCGCTCAGCGTGAAAGCGTCGGCGGTGACGATCACGCTGACGATGACGGTTTCACAGCAGTTGGTTCGCGATGGCGAGGTCTGGTGGCAGGTGCTGGCCAAGACGAGTGACCCGCAGAGCACACCGGTGCGAATGTACCTGCGCCACGATGCCGCCGGGCTGAGGTCGAGCGAGACGGCTGGTCACCCGGCAGTCAACCTCATGGCTACTCCGCTGCAGGCGGGCAACTCCTGGGTGCATCCCGAGGACTCGCGTCGCTCCTATGTGATCGAGAGCACCACGGAGACGGTGACCGTGCCCGCCGGCACCTACACGAACTGCGTGAAGGTCGTCGAGACGGACACCGGCTACACACCCGAGAGCCTCATCTCGGTCTGGTACAAGGATGGTGTGGGCATCGTGCAGGAGCAGGTCTACGCCGGCACGACCCTCGAGAGTGAGCAGAAGCTCGTGCGAATGCACGTCAACTAGCACTCGGTAGTCTCTATCGCAAAAGCGAACGCCGTCCCTGCTCAGGGACGGCGTTTCCGTGTGTCCATGCAAAGCCCCGAAGGGCCGTCAGTACTTCTGCACCAGTTCGGCAGCCGCTCGACCGATATCCTCCCAGTCGGGGGTCGCAGCTCGCTCCAGGACCGGACTGGCCGGCACCGGGATGTCCATGGCTGCGATCCGCGTCGGCGGAGCCTGCAGGTAGTCGAAGCAGGACTCCACGATCCTCGCCACGACCTCGGCAGCGATGCCTCCGGTCATGTGCCCCTCCTCAGCAACCACCACGCGACCGGTCTTCTCCACTGAGGCTGCCACCGTGTCGGTGTCCATGGGGGCCAGGGTGCGCAGGTCGATGACCTCAGCGGCGATGTCGTACTTGGCGAGGGCCTCGGCGGCCTTCAGTGCCTCCTCAGTCATGCGCGAGTAGGCGACGATGGTGACATCCTCCCCGTGACGGACGACCTTCGCCTCTCCCAGAGGCACCGTGTAGTCACCCTCCGGGACCTCCCCACGCCGACCGTAGAGGATCTTGCTCTCGATGAACACCACCGGGTCGTCGCAGCGGATCGCGCTCTTGAGCAGGCCCTTCGCATCTTCGGCAGTGGAAGGCGCCACGACGATCAGTCCGGGCGTTGCCACCAGCCACTTCTCGAGTGACTGCGAGTGCGTCGGTCCGTAGCCCCTGCCGGCTCCCGCAGGCGTCCGCAGCACCATCGGCACACGGGCCTGCTCGCCGAACTGGTAGCGGAGCTTCGCCGCATGGTTCGCGAGCTGGTCCATGGCCAGGGTCAGGAAGTCCATGAACATGATCTCGACGACCGGCCGCAGACCCGTGAGGGCGGCGCCGACGGCGACACCCACAAAGCCTCCCTCAGAAATGGGAGTGTTGCGGACACGGTCGGCGCCGTACTTGTCCGCCATCCCTGCGGTGAGCTTGAAGGCCCCGCCGTAGCCGGCGATGTCCTCGCCCATCAGGATGACGCGCTCGTCGCGCGCCATCTCCTCCTCAAGGGCCTGGCGGATCGCATGTGAGTAGAAGAGTTCAGCCATGATGTAGTCTCAGGTTCCTGTCGGCAACGTGGTCTTCATCAGACGGCAAGGGCACCGCAAGAGCGGACCTCAGAAGGTGACAAGCAGATTGTCGGCAACCGTCTGCGGGTCCGGCTCCGGGCTCTCGCGTGCGAACTGCACGGCAGCCTCAATCTCCTGATAGGCCTCGGCCCGAGCCTGCTCCAGGTCGGTCTCGGTGGCAAGACCCTCCTGCTTGAGACGCTCCGCCATCAGCAGGAGTGGATCTCGTGCCGCCCAGGCCTGCTCCTCCTCCTCAGGCCGGTACTCGCAGGCATCGCTCTTGGAGTGACCACAAAGACGGTAGGTCATGGCCTCGATCAGGAAGGCGCCCTCACCGACTCGAGAGCGCTCCGCAGCGTCATGCACGGCCTTGCGCACTGCGAAGTAGTCGTTGCCGTCGACGACGGAGGTGGTCAGACCATAGCCCTTGGCCCGCTCGGCCACACTGGGCTGCTTGAAGGCCTGGCGTGTCGGCGTGCTCATGGCGTACTGGTTATTCTCGCACA
Protein-coding regions in this window:
- a CDS encoding ribonuclease J, with product MSNLPDAPSSLRVIPLGGVGVMGKNMMVLEQRGELLIVDCGLMFPNEDTPGVDLVIPDLTYVLDNAERVAGVVLTHGHEDHIGGLPFLLEQMPALVWGTPLTLGLLENRLSEFEPSAGTELIPVSAGDTVQVGSFTVDFFRVNHSVRDGVGLGIHTDQGLVVHTGDFKFDQTPVDGIHTDFQALAQFGLEEPLALLSDCTNVERPGFAGSELEVGQRFEELFAQAKGRIIVTCFASHIARIEQVFKYSEKVGRKVAIAGRSMVRNARVARELGYLSVPEGTEVPLEVASEMPPEQVTIIAAGSQGEPFSALARMAVGEHRWIEAGEGDTVIISASAIPGNESMILRNIDNLFRNGAHVIYGRDEGVHVSGHGNREELRLMLSLTHPQYAVPIHGDYRHLVLYKDLAEEMGIPEERVLIMELGMAYEFKNGQVRQVSGIPSGAVNVDGLGVGDVGDVVISDRQALAEEGIVLPVLALDATTHEIVGGPDIYSRGFVYMNESEDLIADLKETVLSIYDKQAAEGPIDPERLYDRLRSGIGKRVDQLTGRRPMVVPVILPIGEEAPREMDSDAFLP
- a CDS encoding Ig-like domain-containing protein encodes the protein MVRKASHLRTIAVLIGTTITCLLLTLLAGCGGGGDGQVPTELTISPDTFTARVGDLVPMKAYATYEGGAVREVTSKVTWGSDVQQVATVSASGSLRALAAGSTAITAVLGKLTSKAAAVTVQDVPTLPTAAYLPLKAGNQWEYTGTEVNPLSVKASAVTITLTMTVSQQLVRDGEVWWQVLAKTSDPQSTPVRMYLRHDAAGLRSSETAGHPAVNLMATPLQAGNSWVHPEDSRRSYVIESTTETVTVPAGTYTNCVKVVETDTGYTPESLISVWYKDGVGIVQEQVYAGTTLESEQKLVRMHVN
- a CDS encoding alpha-ketoacid dehydrogenase subunit beta, whose protein sequence is MAELFYSHAIRQALEEEMARDERVILMGEDIAGYGGAFKLTAGMADKYGADRVRNTPISEGGFVGVAVGAALTGLRPVVEIMFMDFLTLAMDQLANHAAKLRYQFGEQARVPMVLRTPAGAGRGYGPTHSQSLEKWLVATPGLIVVAPSTAEDAKGLLKSAIRCDDPVVFIESKILYGRRGEVPEGDYTVPLGEAKVVRHGEDVTIVAYSRMTEEALKAAEALAKYDIAAEVIDLRTLAPMDTDTVAASVEKTGRVVVAEEGHMTGGIAAEVVARIVESCFDYLQAPPTRIAAMDIPVPASPVLERAATPDWEDIGRAAAELVQKY